The Podospora pseudocomata strain CBS 415.72m chromosome 1 map unlocalized CBS415.72m_1, whole genome shotgun sequence genome has a segment encoding these proteins:
- the RBF1 gene encoding Transcription factor rbf1 (RPG-box-binding factor) (Repressor-activator protein 1) (EggNog:ENOG503P0DU; COG:S): MSTTNSHPGLSYNVGNIRRAFPPPHPHNPPNKPSPSLPQHASPYQSQAYQPQPAPSSQYSVYPYTPPAVNSQQTVQNAARQPSQVPPTLPGPRQRGPPSRQMQPAPSYLQQAMNHQPMAQQPMTSQSINNQPMNPQQLSQQSLSHQSLSQPSLSQQPLSQQTLGQPSLGSQSLTPQSISQQQQQQQQQQQPLSQPPLSQPPMAQSMTQSLSHQSLAQPVQSVQSVQPTQQNGNPIISHSQQSTPQPPPHPALPTSLPQIAQVQVPQVQKVQQVQPVQQQPTPPQPESAEPVQGNQDEEMEMGSQEEGEGDTSMEPKLIEGTPFVPRQPMGPMMSAPPEGGSFPTLEAVHKHVLTYCTSVGYAIVIGRSKKTVPGLKKVLFVCDRAGKPPKRVSPELRKRKTTSRKCDCQFGFFAIEQRTQWTVRYRPDPAHLQHNHGPSESPLLHPAARKLDSKMVEDIKNLKESGVGVTQTLEILQQHNPHVPLLPRDIYNARAAINRHPEKVATGLAENRPTIYSKPHPSAEERIRADLRRELAKTKEDYEKMAEENRKEIEELKNKLREKDKIIEKFEQFIDICNQRVMVSLSSKDDASRAAGAATS; the protein is encoded by the exons ATGTCCACCACAAATAGTCACCCCGGACTATCCTACAACGTCGGTAACATCAGGCGAGCCTTTCCGCCACCGCATCCACACAACCCACCCAAcaagccatcgccatcgctCCCGCAGCACGCGTCCCCGTATCAGTCTCAAGCTTACCAGCCTCAGCCGGCGCCGTCGAGCCAGTACTCCGTCTACCCATACACTCCTCCCGCCGTCAACAGTCAACAAACGGTCCAGAATGCCGCACGACAGCCCTCGCAGGTGCCGCCCACGCTGCCCGGACCGCGCCAGCGAGGCCCTCCTTCGAGACAGATGCAACCCGCCCCGAGCTACCTACAGCAGGCCATGAATCACCAGCCCATGGCCCAGCAGCCGATGACTTCCCAGAGCATAAACAACCAGCCCATGAACCCACAGCAGCTCAGCCAGCAGTCGCTGAGCCATCAATCTCTGAGCCAGCCCAGCCTGTCCCAGCAACCCTTGAGCCAGCAGACTCTCGGTCAACCATCGTTGGGCTCACAGTCTCTTACTCCCCAGTCTATCAGTCAACAG cagcagcagcagcagcagcagcagcagcccttGAGCCAACCTCCCCTGAGCCAGCCTCCAATGGCACAATCCATGACCCAGTCTCTCAGCCACCAGTCTCTGGCCCAGCCGGTGCAGAGTGTGCAGTCGGTGCAGCCCACCCAACAAAACGGCAACCCGATCATATCGCACTCTCAGCAGTCTACTCCCCAGCCTCCGCCCCACCCGGcccttcccacctccctGCCGCAGATTGCCCAGGTGCAGGTGCCACAGGTGCAAAAAGTCCAGCAGGTTCAGCCtgtccaacaacaaccaacgccTCCGCAACCCGAGTCTGCCGAGCCGGTACAAGGAAATCAGGATGAAGAAATGGAGATGGGAAgccaggaagaaggagagggtgacACGTCAATGGAGCCCAAGCTGATCGAGGGCACCCCGTTCGTGCCGCGTCAACCAATGGGGCCAATGATGTCTGCCCCTCCCGAAGGTGGTAGTTTCCCGACTCTGGAGGCTGTCCACAAGCATGTTTTGACCTACTGCACGTCTGTTGGCTATGCCATTGTCATCGGACGTTCCAAGAAGACGGTTCCCGGCCTCAAAAAGGTTCTTTTTGTCTGTGATCGTGCCggcaaacccccaaaacgcGTGAGTCCTGAACTTCGAAAGCGCAAGACCACATCCCGGAAATGTGATTGCCAGTTCGGATTCTTTGCCATCGAGCAGAGAACCCAGTGGACGGTGCGTTATCGCCCAGATCCCGCTCACCTGCAGCATAACCATGGTCCGAGTGAGAGCCCACTGCTGCACCCGGCAGCTAGGAAGCTGGATAGCAAGATGGTTGAAGATATCAAAAATCTGAAAGAGAGCG GGGTAGGTGTCACGCAAACGCTGGAGATCCTTCAGCAACACAACCCCCAtgtccctcttcttcctcgcgaTATATACAATGCCAGGGCCGCCATCAACCGACATCCTGAAAAGGTCGCAACCGGATTAGCCGAGAACAGGCCGACCATCTACAGCAAACCTCATCCGTCGGCAGAGGAAAGAATCAGGGCCGATCTCCGCCGCGAATTGGCCAAGACGAAAGAAGATTACGAGAAGATGGCTGAAGAAAACAGGAAGGAGATCGAAGAATTAAAGAACAAGTTGCGGGAAAAGGACAAGATCATTGAGAAGTTTGAGCAGTTCATTGATATCTGCAACCAGCGTGTCATGGTCAGCCTTTCGAGCAAGGATGATGCTAGTCGTGCAGCTGGTGCGGCAACTTCCTGA
- a CDS encoding uncharacterized protein (EggNog:ENOG503NX1H; COG:Z) — MLHEILLSLSGHPSPLLRAAATLSPNDLSPTLSLTPSEAALLQPLATLSTLHTTIASQSNLISSSHPSVICRSVASSILSQHLHSFQQFLLQIESDILTKDSKMVGGYNIVPLTQVVGLIEGTWRRRMEFLGEVTGFMVTGMGKQQQQQQGERCTGPRLMDVLRKELQTGYEDVEVLARELLSVAEGTWLREVGAWVVYGQLPQKSDGDFFIRRVDRRAVAGVGTGETGVTAQEEEEMKWEEEWVVEEYLLPGFVTPAAAASMLFIGRSLNQIRAKAVGDYSLRGKGHLSTQLERLSKLQHPLDAASFGRAISDIRRYLSRTTLQKLLPLSKVVETLGLLRDFFLLRKGEFAMALTQQADEKIRSRWKRAENMSWEKRDKLGNVTVKEGEVAAVLSRTWAAMGNMRGEYDDAGDEEDEGVELARDLLRLTIAKRRAPSASGPAAVESGLVNIADTPFRNLLFSVPVVLTLKIPSPLDLFLTQADLQTYTAINSYLLSLRRAHIRLTDLWKITSLRRHHPAPPGPSRGSTRGGRETVLLLRQRQTARSDMLRSAWATASAAIFFLGETEAYLQTEVVAGLSDGFHRWLTTGEDDYHPQSQTDLNKPAQPPAPPTSNTTTTTTTNNNNNNNNKNNNEEQEANDDDIWLNESNTSSPPPNASSFLGLHDPETLSHAHRLYLRTLVSLLLLSRPTFTDPLYELLVQIDQLVACVNRLHQVWQAADLEADVGVVDAFVDLAKEERDVQEEMEMVMREKGEYVPRRVGGLDRLLMKLDFGSWFGGGSGSREDYGIEGEIGVDVVGGEHSWS; from the exons ATGCTCCACGAAATTCTGCTCTCCCTCTCTGGGCACCCCTCCCCGCTCCTCCGCGCAGCCGCTACCCTTTCCCCAAATGACCTTtcacccaccctctccctcacgCCAAGCGAGGCCGCACTGCTCCAACCCCTAGCCACCTTGTCGACCCTCCACACAACAATAGCAAGTCAGTCAAATTTGATATCAAGCAGCCACCCATCTGTCATCTGCCGATCTGTCGCCTCGTCGATTCTCTCACAGCACCTCCATTCATTTCAGCAATTTCTCCTCCAAATCGAAAGTGACATTCTCACCAAAGACAGCAAGATGGTCGGAGGGTACAACATTGTCCCGTTGACgcaggtggtggggttgatcGAGGGgacgtggaggaggaggatggagtttttgggggaggtgacgggGTTTATGGTcacggggatggggaagcagcagcagcagcaacaagggGAGCGGTGTACTGGAccgaggttgatggatgtGCTGAGGAAAGAATTGCAGACTGGTTATGAGGATGTGGAAgtgttggcgagggagttgCTCAGCGTGGCGGAGGGGAcgtggttgagggaggtgggggctTGGGTAGTGTATGGACAGTTGCCGCAAAAGAGTGATGGGGACTTTTTTATCAGGAGGGTGGACAGgcgtgctgttgctggggtggGGACTGGGGAGACGGGAGTGACGgcgcaagaagaggaagagatgaaatgggaggaggagtgggtggtggaggagtacTTACTGCCGGGATTTGTCACgcctgctgcggcggcgagCATGCTCTTTATCGGGAGGAGTTTGAACCAGATTCGCGCCAAGGCCGTGGGGGATTATTCTCTGAGAGGCAAGGGGCATTTGTCGACGCAGTTGGAGAGGTTGTCCAAGCTGCAGCATCCGTTGGATGCGGCGAGTTTCGGGAGGGCGATCTCGGATATCAGGAGATACCTTTCTAGGACAACTCTGCAGAAGCTGCTGCCGTTGAGTAAAGTTGTCGAgacgttggggttgttgagagatTTCTTTCTgttgagaaagggggagTTTGCAATGGCGTTGACGCAGCAGGCGGATGAGAAGATTAGAAGTCGGTggaagagggcggagaaTATGAgttgggagaagagggatAAGTTGGGAAATGTGACCGtcaaagaaggggaagtggCTGCTGTGCTGAGCCGGACTTGGGCGGCGATGGGGAACATGAGGGGAGAATatgatgatgctggggatgaggaggatgaaggggTGGAACTGGCGAGGGACTTGTTGCGGCTGACGATTGCGAAGAGACGGGCGCCGAGCGCTTCAGGGCCGGCAGCGGTGGAGAGCGGGTTGGTGAATATTGCTGACACTCCGTTTCGGAACCTGCTATTCTCGGTGCCGGTAGTGTTGACACTTAAAATACCATCGCCATTGGATTTGTTTCTGACACAGGCAGATCTGCAGACATATACTGCGATCAACTCGTACTTGCTGTCACTGAGACGAGCGCACATACGGTTGACAGATCTGTGGAAGATTACCTCGTTGAGGAGGCATCATCCTGCACCGCCAGGGCCGTCAAGGGGAAGCACACGAGGCGGAAGAGAAACGGTATTGCTTCTAAGACAGCGGCAAACGGCAAGGTCAGATATGCTTCGCAGTGCCTGGGCTACTGCTAGCGCCGCTATCTTCTTCCTTGGGGAAACAGAAGCTTATCTGCAGACAGAAGTCGTTGCTGGCTTGTCAGATGGCTTCCACAGGTGGTTGACCACAGGCGAAGACGACTACCATCCTCAGTCACAAACCGATCTGAACAAACCTGCCcagccaccagcaccacctaccagtaacaccaccaccaccaccaccaccaacaacaacaacaacaacaacaacaaaaacaacaacgaagaacaagaagccaacgacgacgacatctGGCTTAATGAGTCAAATACGtcttccccaccaccgaATGCTTCTTCCTTTTTGGGTCTTCACGACCCAGAGACACTGTCGCATGCCCATAGACTCTACCTCCGCACGCTTGTCTCGCTGTTGTTGCTCTCGCGGCCTACATTCACCGATCCCCTTTATGAATTGCTTGTCCAGATCGACCAGCTTGTCGCTTGCGTCAACCGTCTTCATCAGGTGTGGCAAGCCGCCGATTTGGAAGCCGatgtgggtgttgttgatgcgtTTGTTGATttggccaaggaggagagagATGTTcaggag gagatggagatggttatgagggagaagggggaatATGTACCCCGGAgagttggggggttggataggttgttgatgaagttGGATTTCGGgagttggtttggtggtggtagtggttcTAGGGAGGATTATGGGATAGAAGGGGAAATAGGGGTGGATGTGGTAGGGGGAGAACATTCTTGGTCGTAA
- a CDS encoding uncharacterized protein (COG:B; EggNog:ENOG503Q4WA) gives MMAGSPSSPGTADSRRGANAKRPAQRSSIACQSCRKSKIKCNNTGGDSPCDTCIRNGKECTYPEAPPVQPKRSEPPAGPKAEQGTERKRVRRMEDIVKMEGAVPAAMIAEDVLSMPYLNEAVWSQLFDIYRLHFATELPFLHLATLKEKLGSRFRAKPSDTSPEINLVLLGILTLTARFHQTLVSYVTVPKNASSASATPKPQPPGPDLKASVASEYYAEILTKALGGLRTSMTVASVERVQAFLMLGLYEWSQAVPRVGGMAAWMYVGVAIRMAQALGLGHGDGEPGKKFSMRPALARGPSIPHSQMIIAKEIRRRTMFSCLILDRLLGCGKDRVSTIRSEDLRIQLPCAEMSFDLSEDVFTGFLNPVPGIDKKRPISDSVLGRFVRLVDLWGEISRWSFAGGRFTETEAPWHSASKFCQLREKLEGFYADLPPNFQWSDSNYYKHENHQASSVYVSLHMLGAVCRIMLHREYIPFIPIRCDRPVGPLDEPVFTEGQEPAGFWDTSAEEIFRAARDIVDLVEICGDKLPMSALVLFSVWTAAFVGIYAVHFPHMDTKGHMLPSFSGDLEITKNGPTGTTFSTLKQMSRWLKLAETYCNYFREMACYYEKVKSDWDKHSGRPGNNEGKLISVRLGGGGLEEWQKQSRKIINNGEILGTGGPDDKQSSRDSTVEPNSHQQQQQQQQQQQQQQQQHEEKPSRSTSFTPINSSNHHPQPYHHQSHDSNGKMEDNADNWRFHPHHPHQPSPSQSSTTIPSPEMPMVSFPTLPLGYSSNEIVSYVAEAQSMPWFHAPGGIDQFAHGTKESETLDNGNLFWGSIPEAILMGAGPGGQVQMGGGFA, from the coding sequence ATGATGGCTGGCAGCCCCAGCAGTCCGGGCACTGCGGACAGTCGACGGGGAGCCAATGCGAAGCGGCCAGCTCAGCGGTCCAGCATTGCGTGCCAGAGCTGCCGCAAGTCAAAAATCAAGTGCAACAACACAGGTGGCGATTCGCCGTGCGACACTTGCATCCGAAATGGCAAAGAATGCACCTATCCAGAAGCGCCGCCGGTGCAGCCTAAGCGCTCAGAGCCCCCCGCCGGTCCAAAGGCGGAGCAGGGCACTGAACGCAAACGGGtgcggaggatggaggatATCGTGAAGATGGAGGGTGCCGTGCCGGCCGCTATGATCGCCGAGGATGTGCTATCGATGCCGTATCTGAACGAGGCTGTTTGGTCACAACTGTTTGACATATACCGGCTTCACTTTGCGACCGAGTTGCCTTTCCTGCACTTGGCAACGTTGAAGGAGAAGTTGGGGAGCAGATTCAGGGCTAAGCCCAGCGATACATCCCCAGAAATCAATCTTGTGCTGCTAGGCATTCTGACCTTGACGGCGCGCTTCCATCAGACCTTGGTATCATATGTTACCGTGCCGAAGAATGCATCAAGCGCTTCTGCAACACCAAAACCGCAGCCCCCTGGACCTGACCTCAAGGCGTCTGTGGCGTCGGAGTACTATGCCGAGATCCTGACTAAAGCTCTCGGCGGGCTGAGGACCAGCATGACGGTGGCCTCGGTGGAAAGAGTTCAAGCTTTCCTCATGCTTGGCTTGTACGAATGGAGCCAAGCGGTCCCGAGAGTTGGCGGCATGGCTGCGTGGATGTATGTCGGTGTGGCTATCCGCATGGCCCAGGCCTTGGGtctcggccatggcgatggggaACCCGGAAAGAAGTTCAGCATGCGACCTGCGCTTGCGAGAGGGCCTAGCATTCCTCACTCACAAATGATTATCGCCAAGGAGATTCGAAGGAGGACCATGTTCAGTTGTCTGATACTGGACCGTCTTTTGGGCTGTGGTAAAGACCGGGTGTCCACGATTCGATCTGAGGACCTCCGGATTCAGCTCCCATGCGCCGAAATGTCGTTTGATCTGTCAGAGGACGTCTTTACGGGATTCTTGAACCCTGTCCCGGGAATCGACAAGAAGCGGCCTATCAGCGACAGTGTCCTGGGGCGTTTTGTACGTCTGGTTGACCTTTGGGGTGAGATCTCACGGTGGAGCTTTGCGGGTGGTCGCTTCACCGAGACGGAAGCCCCATGGCACTCGGCATCGAAGTTTTGCCAGCTGCGCGAGAAACTCGAGGGTTTCTACGCTGATCTACCTCCCAACTTCCAGTGGTCGGACTCTAACTACTACAAGCACGAGAACCACCAAGCGAGTAGCGTGTATGTTTCGTTGCATATGCTCGGTGCTGTTTGCAGGATAATGCTTCACCGGGAGTATATCCCGttcatccccatccgctGTGACAGGCCTGTGGGTCCGCTCGACGAGCCCGTGTTCACTGAGGGTCAGGAGCCGGCCGGCTTCTGGGACACCAGCGCCGAGGAGATCTTCCGTGCGGCGAGGGACATTGTTGACTTGGTGGAAATCTGTGGCGACAAGCTGCCCATGTCAGCActggttttgttttctgtctGGACTGCAGCCTTTGTCGGTATCTACGCCGTCCATTTTCCCCACATGGACACCAAGGGCCACATGCTCCCCTCCTTTTCAGGTGATCTTGAAATCACCAAAAACGGTCCTACTGGGACAACCTTCTCCACCCTCAAGCAGATGTCCCGGTGGTTGAAGCTGGCCGAGACGTACTGCAACTACTTCCGTGAGATGGCTTGCTACTACGAAAAGGTCAAGTCAGACTGGGACAAGCACAGCGGTAGGCCGGGCAACAACGAGGGCAAGCTCATCAGCGTGCGGTTaggcggtggcggtctcGAAGAGTGGCAGAAACAGAGTCGAAAGATCATCAATAACGGTGAGATACTCGGCACGGGCGGCCCAGATGACAAGCAGTCCTCCCGAGACAGCACCGTCGAGCCAAATTcccaccaacagcaacagcaacaacaacaacaacaacaacaacaacaacaacaacacgaaGAGAAGCCCTCCCGGTCAACTTCATTCACCCCGATCAACTcttccaaccaccacccccaaccctaCCATCATCAGTCGCACGACTCCAACGGCAAAATGGAAGACAACGCTGACAACTGGCGCTTCCACCCACATCACCCGCATCAACCATCCCCTTCTCAGTCATCTACCACGATCCCCTCGCCAGAAATGCCCATGGTTTCCTTCCCGACGCTGCCGCTGGGGTACTCGTCGAATGAGATTGTGAGCTATGTGGCCGAGGCGCAGAGCATGCCCTGGTTTCATGCTCCCGGGGGGATCGACCAGTTTGCGCACGGGACAAAGGAGAGCGAGACGCTGGATAACGGGAatttgttttgggggagtATACCGGAGGCTATCTTGATGGGGGCTGGGCCCGGGGGGCAGGTGCAGATGGGTGGGGGTTTTGCTTAG
- a CDS encoding uncharacterized protein (COG:S; EggNog:ENOG503Q49B), whose product MASGHNDPKLLYAINGVKAYHIANGKEQPLTPTGPQTLSLLMVPTSSVFADPSIDPETSNAEQDFYLHLHLPPELDLPLPATTQIYHQPPTSYLIPRWDLGPDSGAFTRIEFPSVQSRKGIQEDVDTFETILAQCTAFLERAPPPKIHGKSEKQWWEDTDQKVSSGGTGSKAAVATGEQLPAYNPADFKPGEAYARGSPSNTAHAPGQIVLVDEEDGSVIGELAENFQVVEHSSLKPGSKDPVEITLPADGGSNVQVAPISPELWDAELHPAYKNSFLVSNAHAASRLIITGSDMVAKLLQGQADNYTKRSEPAAKPMTFKPTTKEHIRRIGTFTGGAATLSAKTVGQIGKVAQNLGATLGGHGKKATTGHKGYGPDGKPLDTYKPGILNKSMMAFSTVMDGVEQAGRHLLASTSDAATTVVQHKWGPEAGEVSRSIGGGVKNVGLVYIDVTGVSRRALIKSVAKGMVVGKTSKGESIVVGGGDGGAAVIDNDGGKSSVDTQSLSGMTVAEGKQPANGNGNGAIYK is encoded by the exons ATGGCTTCTGGACACAAT GATCCAAAGCTGCTGTATGCCATCAATGGCGTAAAGGCATACCATATCGCCAATGGCAAGGAGCAGCCCCTCACGCCAACGGGCCCGCAGACATTGTCGCTGCTGATGGTTCCTACGAGCTCTGTTTTCGCCGACCCGTCCATCGACCCGGAGACGTCAAACGCCGAGCAGGACTTCTacctccatcttcacctGCCCCCTGAGCTCGATCTCCCGCTGCCAGCCACCACGCAAATCTACCATCAGCCGCCAACCAGTTACCTGATTCCGCGGTGGGATTTGGGGCCGGACAGCGGCGCATTCACCAGGATTGAGTTTCCCTCGGTACAAAGCCGAAAGGGGATCCAGGAGGACGTCGACACATTCGAGACCATTTTGGCGCAATGCACCGCTTTCCTCGAGAGGGCCCCGCCCCCAAAAATTCATGGAAAAAGCGAGAAGCAGTGGTGGGAGGACACCGACCAGAAGGTCAGCAGCGGGGGTACTGGCTCCAAGGCGGCTGTCGCCACAGGCGAACAGTTGCCCGCGTATAACCCAGCAGACTTCAAACCTGGCGAGGCTTATGCGCGTGGAAgcccctccaacaccgctCATGCGCCAGGACAGATCgttttggttgatgaagaggacggCAGCGTGATTGGCGAGCTTGCCGAgaacttccaggttgttgagCACAGTTCCCTGAAACCTGGATCGAAAG ATCCGGTCGAGATCACGCTCCCTGCCGATGGTGGTTCGAATGTTCAGGTGGCACCTATCTCCCCTGAGCTGTGGGATGCAGAGCTGCATCCAGCCTACAAGAATTCCTTCCTTGTCTCGAACGCGCACGCTGCCTCAcggctcatcatcactggcTCCGATATGGTTGCCAAACTTCTCCAAGGCCAGGCCGACAATTACACCAAGCGATCCGAGCCTGCTGCGAAGCCCATGACCTTCAAGCCGACCACCAAGGAGCACATCCGTCGCATCGGCACCTTTACTGGCGGTGCGGCCACTCTGTCGGCCAAAACGGTAGGCCAGATTGGCAAAGTTGCACAGAACCTCGGAGCGACGCTCGGTGGACATGGCAAGAAGGCGACCACTGGTCACAAGGGGTATGGCCCGGACGGCAAACCGCTTGACACATATAAGCCAGGCATCCTGAACAAGAGCATGATGGCTTTTTCCACTGTAATGGACGGTGTAGAGCAGGCCGGACGTCACTTGCTTGCGTCGACGTCAGATGCCGCCACAACTGTCGTTCAGCACAAGTGGGGACCCGAGGCAGGAGAGGTGAGCAGGTCGATTGGTGGCGGCGTCAAGAATGTCGGACTGGTCTACATTGATGTAACGGGCGTCTCGCGCAGGGCCCTGATCAAGAGCGTGGCCAAGGGTATGGTTGTGGGCAAGACATCGAAGGGCGAGTCTATCGTTGTGGGCGGGGGCGATGGCGGTGCAGCTGTTATTGATAATGACGGAGGAAAGTCGTCGGTTGACACACAGTCGCTGAGCGGAATGACAGTTGCGGAGGGGAAGCAACCAGCGaatggcaacggcaacggaGCTATCTATAAGTAG